One segment of Alnus glutinosa chromosome 2, dhAlnGlut1.1, whole genome shotgun sequence DNA contains the following:
- the LOC133861453 gene encoding uncharacterized protein LOC133861453 has product MGVDYYKLLQVDRNAKDEDLKKAYRKLAMKWHPDKNLNNKKEAEAKFKQISEANEVLSDPHKRAVYAQYGEEGLKGQVPPPGGAAASPGGASFLSTGDGPTTFRFNPRSTDDIFAEFFGFSSPFGGMGGGGGGGMRGSGSRFSSGIFGDDMFASFGEGGRSMNQGPPRKAPPIENRLPCSLEELYKGATKKMKISREIADISGKTMKVEEILTIEIKAGWKKGTKITFPEKGNEQPNVIPADLVFIIDEKSHSLFTRDKSDLIVTQNISLAEALTGYTVHLTTLDDRNLSIPITNVIHPNYEEVVPKEGMPIQKDPTKRGNLRIKFNIKFPTRLTTEQKARIRKLLGP; this is encoded by the exons ATGGGGGTGGACTACTACAAGTTACTGCAGGTCGATAGGAATGCCAAAGATGAGGACTTGAAGAAGGCCTACAGGAAGCTTGCGATGAAGTGGCACCCTGATAAGAACCTCAACAACAAGAAAGAAGCCGAAGCCAAATTCAAGCAAATCTCTGAAGCCAATGAG GTTCTCAGTGATCCCCATAAGAGAGCAGTATATGCTCAGTATGGAGAAGAGGGCCTAAAGGGTCAGGTGCCACCGCCTGGCGGTGCTGCTGCTAGCCCTGGTGGAGCTTCGTTCCTTTCGACCGGTGATGGGCCGACAACGTTTCGATTCAATCCTCGAAGCACTGACGACATTTTCGCTGAGTTCTTTGGATTCTCGAGCCCCTTTGGAGGCAtgggaggtggtggtggtggaggcaTGAGAGGGTCAGGGTCAAGATTCTCAAGTGGGATTTTTGGTGATGATATGTTTGCATCTTTTGGGGAAGGAGGAAGGTCTATGAACCAAGGTCCTCCTAGGAAAGCTCCCCCCATCGAGAACAGGTTGCCTTGTAGTCTTGAAGAGTTGTACAAGGGGGCTACCAAGAAGATGAAGATCTCTAGAGAAATTGCTGACATCAGTGG CAAGACGATGAAAGTGGAGGAGATTCTTACCATCGAAATAAAGGCCGGTTGGAAAAAGGGCACGAAGATCACCTTCCCAGAGAAAGGGAATGAGCAACCAAATGTTATACCTGCAGATCTTGTGTTCATCATTGACGAGAAATCCCATAGCTTGTTCACTCGAGACAAAAGCGACTTGATCGTCACGCAGAATATATCCTTGGCCGAGGCCCTGACAGGTTACACAGTCCACCTGACTACCTTAGACGACAGAAATTTAAGCATCCCAATTACTAATGTGATTCATCCAAACTATGAGGAAGTCGTTCCCAAGGAAGGGATGCCAATCCAAAAGGACCCTACAAAAAGAGGGAACTTGCGAATCAAATTCAACATCAAGTTCCCAACAAGGCTTACGACGGAGCAAAAAGCTAGAATCAGGAAACTCTTGGGTCCGTGA